The following proteins come from a genomic window of Sphaerisporangium rubeum:
- a CDS encoding amidohydrolase family protein, producing the protein MSRLLIRGGHVVTMDPALGDVDGDVLVVDGRIAEIGPGLPADDAEIVDATGTVVLPGFVDTHRHTYQSLVRGLLPSCTLGEFMSTIFNSVAPAYTPELMRLGNYVGALDALDAGITTMVDWSPSETPDHADGAIEGLRQAGIRAMYAHGMPAGGQWWYRSELDHPADARRIRAEHFPSDDGLLTMALALRQPGNVVDEVAVRDWGLSRELDVRVSVHTAMRSGGATGHPVRTLHRLGLLGENTTFIHCTTTADDEIAMIADSGGTVSIAPYVELVMGHGLPRITAMLAHGVAPTLSVDTVTTSPGDMFTQVRMALALGRAEALPEDPEAPFTPALTHRDVLRLATVDGARACGLGDRTGSLTPGKAADIVLVRTDSIRTLPLRDPAATVVTSADRADVDTVLVAGEIRKRGGALAGVDLPRLRAEATAAHEDILSRAGLTSRATGEKETNS; encoded by the coding sequence ATGAGCCGACTGCTGATCCGCGGCGGCCACGTGGTGACGATGGACCCCGCGCTCGGTGACGTCGACGGCGACGTCCTGGTGGTGGACGGACGGATCGCCGAGATCGGCCCCGGCCTGCCCGCCGACGACGCGGAGATCGTCGACGCGACCGGCACCGTCGTGCTTCCCGGCTTCGTCGACACCCACCGGCACACCTACCAGTCACTGGTCCGCGGACTGCTGCCGAGCTGCACGCTCGGCGAGTTCATGAGCACCATCTTCAACAGCGTCGCCCCGGCCTACACCCCCGAGCTGATGCGGCTCGGGAACTACGTCGGCGCCCTCGACGCGCTCGACGCCGGCATCACGACCATGGTCGACTGGTCGCCGAGCGAGACCCCCGACCACGCCGACGGCGCCATCGAGGGCCTGCGGCAGGCCGGCATCCGGGCCATGTACGCGCACGGCATGCCTGCCGGCGGCCAGTGGTGGTACCGCAGCGAGCTCGACCACCCGGCCGACGCGCGCCGGATCAGGGCCGAGCACTTCCCCTCCGACGACGGGCTGCTCACGATGGCGCTCGCGCTCCGCCAGCCCGGCAACGTGGTCGACGAGGTCGCCGTACGCGACTGGGGTCTCTCCCGCGAGCTCGATGTGCGCGTCTCGGTGCACACCGCGATGCGCTCCGGCGGCGCGACCGGCCACCCTGTCCGCACCCTGCACCGGCTCGGCCTGCTCGGCGAGAACACGACGTTCATCCACTGCACGACCACCGCCGACGACGAGATCGCCATGATCGCCGACTCCGGCGGCACGGTGTCGATCGCGCCGTACGTCGAGCTGGTGATGGGCCACGGCCTGCCGCGGATCACCGCGATGCTCGCTCACGGCGTGGCCCCCACGCTCAGCGTCGACACGGTCACCACCTCACCCGGCGACATGTTCACCCAGGTGCGGATGGCCCTCGCCCTCGGCCGCGCGGAAGCCCTGCCGGAGGACCCGGAGGCCCCCTTCACCCCGGCCCTCACCCACCGCGACGTCCTGCGCCTCGCCACCGTCGACGGCGCCAGAGCCTGCGGCCTCGGCGACCGCACCGGCTCCCTCACCCCCGGCAAGGCCGCCGACATCGTCCTGGTCCGGACCGACTCGATCCGCACCCTCCCCCTGCGCGACCCGGCGGCCACCGTCGTCACCTCGGCCGACCGGGCCGACGTCGACACCGTGCTGGTCGCCGGCGAGATCCGCAAGCGCGGCGGGGCCCTGGCCGGCGTCGACCTGCCCCGTCTCCGCGCGGAGGCGACGGCGGCTCACGAGGACATCCTGAGCCGGGCCGGGCTCACGTCACGCGCCACCGGCGAGAAGGAGACGAACTCATGA
- a CDS encoding amidohydrolase, whose protein sequence is MTADLILVDGDITTSAGGPRVAALAVRAGRVLAAGSTDEIRRYAGSETRVVDLGGRCVIPGLVDNHIHFVRAGLTWNAELRWERCPSLAEGLRTIAEAAVSRPPGEWVLVIGGWHERQFPEGRGPGRAELDAVAPERPVFVQMMYDWAQVNTAGMRAAGLTPETAHAAGPHLFEWDDEGRPTGRVLGMEGCKWLYARLPKETLDDQIASTARLSRDLNRFAVTSLIDGGGVNTGPDVYQAVYEVDRRGELTVRTFLTVHASARGREAEEIAGYLRYGRPRHGSGTLRLLGFGEVVLYGLHDRVHTRVDVTDADRAELVRVFTDLAAGGWPVQMHAHRPEVIETVIAACEQVNARYPLAPLRWGIVHGEMIDAAQVGRVRALGLGVLTQSLLRFLGDQLAGAFGAERVRDAPPLRALLDAGVPVSAGTDAMRGASYDPFTSLHFYLTGRTIGGDRIVADENLLDRDEALRLYTRGSAWNCFAEREIGALDPGFRADLAVLSDDYFTVDVDTILTLESELTLLGGRPVHASGELAAILEEGR, encoded by the coding sequence ATGACGGCCGATCTGATCCTGGTCGACGGGGACATCACCACCAGCGCCGGCGGCCCCCGGGTGGCCGCGCTCGCCGTCCGCGCCGGCCGGGTGCTCGCGGCCGGGAGCACCGACGAGATCCGCCGGTACGCCGGCTCCGAGACCCGGGTGGTGGATCTCGGGGGACGGTGCGTGATCCCCGGCCTGGTGGACAACCACATCCATTTCGTCCGGGCCGGGCTCACCTGGAACGCGGAGCTGCGCTGGGAACGCTGTCCCAGCCTGGCCGAGGGCCTGCGCACGATCGCCGAGGCGGCGGTCTCACGGCCGCCGGGTGAGTGGGTGCTGGTGATCGGCGGCTGGCACGAACGCCAGTTCCCCGAAGGCCGGGGGCCGGGCCGCGCCGAACTGGACGCGGTCGCGCCGGAACGTCCGGTCTTCGTGCAGATGATGTACGACTGGGCCCAGGTCAACACCGCCGGCATGCGCGCCGCCGGCCTCACCCCCGAGACCGCGCACGCGGCCGGCCCGCACCTGTTCGAGTGGGACGACGAGGGCCGGCCGACCGGCCGGGTGCTGGGTATGGAGGGCTGCAAATGGCTCTACGCGCGGCTGCCCAAGGAGACGCTGGACGACCAGATCGCCTCCACCGCCAGGCTCTCCCGTGACCTCAACCGCTTCGCCGTGACCTCGCTGATCGACGGCGGCGGCGTGAACACCGGCCCTGACGTCTACCAGGCCGTGTACGAGGTGGACCGGCGCGGTGAGCTGACCGTCCGCACGTTCCTGACCGTGCACGCGTCGGCGCGTGGCCGCGAGGCCGAGGAGATCGCCGGATACCTGCGCTACGGCCGTCCCCGCCACGGCAGCGGCACGCTCCGGCTGCTCGGCTTCGGCGAGGTCGTCCTGTACGGCCTGCACGACCGGGTGCACACCCGCGTGGACGTGACCGACGCCGACCGGGCCGAACTGGTCCGTGTCTTCACCGACCTGGCGGCCGGCGGCTGGCCGGTGCAGATGCACGCGCACCGTCCCGAGGTGATCGAGACCGTCATCGCGGCCTGCGAGCAGGTGAACGCGAGGTACCCGCTGGCGCCGCTGCGCTGGGGCATCGTGCACGGCGAGATGATCGACGCCGCACAGGTGGGCCGCGTCCGCGCGCTCGGGCTCGGCGTGCTCACCCAGAGCCTGCTGCGGTTCCTCGGCGACCAGCTGGCAGGCGCGTTCGGCGCGGAACGGGTTCGCGACGCGCCGCCGCTGCGGGCTCTGCTGGACGCAGGGGTGCCGGTGAGCGCCGGCACCGACGCGATGCGCGGCGCGTCCTACGACCCGTTCACCTCGCTCCACTTCTACCTGACCGGCCGCACCATCGGCGGCGACCGGATCGTCGCGGACGAGAACCTGCTCGACCGTGACGAGGCGCTGCGCCTGTACACCCGTGGCAGCGCCTGGAACTGCTTCGCCGAGCGCGAGATCGGCGCGCTCGATCCGGGCTTCCGCGCCGACCTCGCGGTGCTCTCCGACGACTACTTCACCGTCGATGTGGACACGATTCTCACCTTGGAGTCGGAGCTGACCCTGCTCGGCGGCCGGCCCGTGCACGCGAGCGGCGAACTCGCCGCCATCCTGGAGGAGGGCCGATGA
- a CDS encoding LVIVD repeat-containing protein has translation MTTTDYGWDEQRGLFVHPESTPYVNGPRPLPQSLDHLEDREYASNMTVEARWPTVVRLTHTWQNVVDMGGRRYMFHYYRQALNVYDITDPTARDLVLEKRYDPDEGEFGAAAIAYNARLGAWIMVQCFEVPRTYGPDSDKYADPAVLPRLMSVPGFRGFRVYELTGPTEWKLLAEVPTGPVDPATGIHQGSGGVDTPVYDGGRYMFIAAAPDDTFVNQEFATYPYAPAQLVYDMTDPAHPELVSTWWVPGQRIGETAAYQAWSRHGNRTSWIGARVPMSVPVPLDRGGRYGYAVMGGLGLHVLDLADPSRPRVAGALELPHSWAGIEGDVVDTSRVTGRGVVFVNGGPMNEDGYEPYKDIYVVDVRDPTDPRIVATFPRPLPPPGAPYQDFVFRRGKFGPKRFGSNAHPGTADPDLTLYSFGNAGVQMFDLTDIRNPAQAGYFVPRMTDELDNPRSYLVPTESIFVEWDRRLVWAFTNSGMYLLTSPLLGEPRVAR, from the coding sequence TTGACCACGACCGACTACGGGTGGGACGAACAGCGCGGGCTCTTCGTCCACCCGGAGAGCACACCGTACGTGAACGGACCACGTCCGCTGCCGCAGAGCCTGGACCACCTGGAGGACCGCGAGTACGCCTCGAACATGACGGTGGAGGCCCGCTGGCCGACGGTCGTGCGGCTGACCCACACCTGGCAGAACGTCGTCGACATGGGTGGACGGCGCTACATGTTCCACTACTACCGGCAGGCGCTCAACGTCTACGACATCACCGACCCGACGGCTCGCGACCTGGTGCTGGAGAAGCGGTACGACCCGGATGAGGGTGAGTTCGGCGCGGCGGCGATCGCGTACAACGCGCGTCTCGGCGCCTGGATCATGGTGCAGTGCTTCGAGGTGCCGCGCACCTACGGTCCCGACTCCGACAAGTACGCCGATCCCGCCGTGCTGCCCCGGCTGATGTCGGTACCCGGCTTCCGCGGGTTCCGGGTCTACGAGCTGACGGGTCCCACCGAGTGGAAGCTGCTGGCCGAGGTGCCGACCGGCCCGGTCGACCCCGCCACCGGGATCCATCAGGGGTCCGGCGGCGTGGACACCCCCGTCTACGACGGCGGCCGGTACATGTTCATCGCCGCCGCCCCCGACGACACGTTCGTCAACCAGGAGTTCGCCACCTACCCGTACGCGCCGGCCCAGCTCGTCTACGACATGACGGACCCGGCGCACCCCGAGCTGGTGTCCACGTGGTGGGTACCCGGCCAGCGGATCGGCGAGACCGCCGCCTACCAGGCGTGGAGCCGGCACGGCAACCGGACATCCTGGATCGGCGCACGTGTGCCCATGTCGGTGCCGGTCCCCCTGGACCGCGGCGGCAGGTACGGCTACGCGGTCATGGGGGGCCTCGGCCTGCACGTGCTCGATCTCGCCGACCCGAGCCGGCCCCGGGTGGCCGGCGCGCTGGAGCTGCCGCACAGCTGGGCCGGCATCGAAGGCGACGTGGTGGACACCAGCCGGGTGACCGGCAGAGGCGTGGTGTTCGTGAACGGCGGCCCGATGAACGAGGACGGGTACGAGCCGTACAAGGACATCTATGTGGTCGACGTCCGGGACCCCACCGACCCGCGCATCGTGGCGACGTTCCCCCGGCCGCTCCCGCCACCCGGCGCGCCGTACCAGGACTTCGTGTTCCGCCGCGGCAAGTTCGGGCCGAAGAGGTTCGGGTCGAACGCTCACCCCGGCACGGCCGATCCCGATCTCACGCTGTACTCCTTCGGCAACGCCGGCGTCCAGATGTTCGACCTCACCGACATCCGCAACCCGGCGCAGGCCGGGTACTTCGTGCCCCGGATGACCGACGAGCTGGACAACCCGCGTTCCTACCTGGTGCCGACCGAGAGCATCTTCGTCGAGTGGGACCGCCGCCTGGTCTGGGCCTTCACCAACTCCGGGATGTACCTGCTGACCAGCCCGCTGCTGGGTGAGCCTCGGGTGGCGCGATGA
- a CDS encoding ABC transporter ATP-binding protein, whose amino-acid sequence MSPLLEVRGLRAGYDGSAVLQGVDVAVEEGTVLAVLGRNGVGKSTLVMSVIGLVRAYAGSVTFAGRDLTGARTDTIAAAGIALVPQGRRVFGPLTVEENLRIAVRRNRPGPWTLERIYEVLPRLKERRGNRGDQLSGGEQQMLAIGRALLTNPRLLLLDEPSDGLSPMVVAQVADVVRALRDDGITVLLVEQNVRLALGLADHVAVMVKGEIAWRTDPAGFRGDRERVRALMSVTGPQ is encoded by the coding sequence GTGAGCCCGCTGCTCGAGGTGCGCGGCCTGCGCGCCGGATACGACGGGAGCGCGGTGCTCCAGGGTGTCGACGTGGCCGTCGAGGAAGGCACCGTGCTCGCGGTGCTCGGCCGGAACGGGGTCGGCAAGTCGACCCTGGTCATGTCGGTGATCGGGCTGGTCCGCGCGTACGCGGGCAGCGTCACGTTCGCCGGACGTGACCTCACCGGCGCGCGGACCGACACCATCGCCGCCGCCGGGATCGCGCTGGTGCCCCAGGGCCGGCGGGTGTTCGGCCCGCTGACCGTCGAGGAGAACCTCCGCATCGCCGTACGCCGCAACCGGCCGGGACCCTGGACGCTGGAGCGGATCTACGAGGTGCTGCCGCGGCTCAAGGAACGCCGCGGCAACCGGGGTGACCAGCTCTCCGGCGGCGAGCAGCAGATGCTGGCCATCGGCAGAGCGCTGCTCACCAACCCGCGCCTGCTGCTGCTCGACGAGCCGTCCGACGGGCTCTCCCCGATGGTGGTGGCCCAGGTCGCCGACGTGGTCCGCGCACTGCGCGACGACGGCATCACCGTCCTGCTCGTCGAGCAGAACGTCCGCCTGGCCCTCGGCCTCGCCGACCACGTCGCGGTGATGGTCAAGGGGGAGATCGCCTGGCGCACCGATCCCGCCGGCTTCCGCGGCGACCGCGAACGCGTCCGCGCCTTGATGAGCGTGACCGGCCCACAGTAG
- a CDS encoding ABC transporter ATP-binding protein, producing the protein MTAALQVDGLTRAYGALRAVDDVTLTVRAGARHALIGPNGAGKSTMFKLLSGEIRPTGGRIRYFGEDITRRSQPRRARMRIAQTYQHSSVFMPLTVAENVALAAQRVQGIGTVWWRGAGRYPDRTAAAREALAAVGLAERSGDLVSSLSHGERRQLELALALAARPRLLLLDEPTAGMSATESADFVELVKALPDELTVIIVEHDLDVVFSLATDISVLHHGRLLATGAPAEVSADPAVQDAYLSWSATDDDLEEIE; encoded by the coding sequence ATGACCGCCGCACTCCAGGTGGACGGCCTCACGCGTGCGTACGGCGCGCTGCGCGCGGTCGACGACGTGACGCTGACCGTACGGGCCGGGGCCAGGCACGCGCTGATCGGCCCCAACGGCGCGGGCAAGTCCACGATGTTCAAGCTGCTCTCCGGCGAGATCCGCCCCACCGGTGGCCGGATCAGGTACTTCGGTGAGGACATCACCCGCCGCTCACAGCCGCGCCGGGCCCGGATGCGCATCGCGCAGACCTACCAGCACTCCAGCGTCTTCATGCCGTTGACGGTGGCCGAGAACGTCGCCCTCGCCGCGCAGCGGGTGCAGGGCATCGGCACCGTGTGGTGGCGCGGCGCCGGCCGCTACCCCGACCGGACCGCCGCGGCCCGCGAGGCGCTCGCCGCGGTCGGCCTGGCCGAGCGGAGCGGCGACCTGGTCTCCTCGCTCTCCCACGGCGAGCGACGGCAACTGGAACTGGCGCTGGCGCTGGCGGCGCGGCCCCGGCTGCTGCTGCTGGACGAGCCGACGGCCGGCATGTCGGCGACCGAGTCTGCCGACTTCGTCGAGCTGGTCAAGGCCCTCCCCGACGAGCTGACGGTGATCATCGTCGAGCACGACCTGGACGTCGTGTTCAGCCTGGCGACCGACATCTCCGTGCTGCACCACGGCCGCCTGCTGGCCACCGGCGCGCCGGCCGAGGTGTCGGCCGACCCGGCGGTCCAGGACGCGTACCTGTCGTGGTCGGCCACCGACGACGACCTGGAGGAGATCGAGTGA
- a CDS encoding branched-chain amino acid ABC transporter permease, with the protein MTFLQRTPARALAPPLLVLVAAAPPFLLGPYAVSTFTQILAFSLMVMSIVLLMGIAGMPTIGQAGFFGVGGYATGLLADRLTTSAPTLLVIAAVAGGLVAAATGWLLVRVKGTYLLMLTLAIGELLALVAIARVTLTGGSDGLANIPVLTLWPGAELRHVAVVYWYIAGVVLLMAALIALIIRSPFGRALLGVRDNEPRMRALGYSTGLYKYAAFTASGAIAGIAGSLWVTQTLFISPSDMSFHTSALALLALIVGGSQSLWGAVAGSALIIVVQNMLPISMQGLGPFVLGVVLVVVVYALPDGFAGIRNPLRRRHAT; encoded by the coding sequence ATGACCTTCCTCCAGCGCACGCCGGCGCGAGCGCTCGCCCCACCACTGCTCGTGCTGGTCGCCGCCGCGCCGCCGTTCCTGCTCGGCCCGTACGCCGTGTCCACCTTCACCCAGATCCTGGCCTTCTCCCTGATGGTGATGAGCATCGTCCTGCTGATGGGGATCGCCGGGATGCCGACCATCGGCCAGGCCGGATTCTTCGGTGTCGGCGGCTACGCGACCGGGTTGCTGGCCGACCGGCTGACCACCAGCGCACCCACGCTGCTGGTGATCGCGGCGGTGGCCGGGGGGCTGGTCGCCGCCGCCACCGGCTGGCTGCTCGTCCGGGTCAAAGGCACGTACCTGCTCATGCTCACCCTGGCCATCGGCGAACTGCTCGCCCTGGTGGCCATCGCCAGGGTCACCCTCACCGGCGGCTCCGACGGCCTCGCCAACATCCCCGTGCTCACGCTGTGGCCCGGCGCCGAGCTGCGGCACGTCGCCGTCGTGTACTGGTACATCGCCGGCGTCGTGCTCCTGATGGCGGCACTCATCGCGCTGATCATCCGCTCGCCGTTCGGCCGCGCGCTGCTCGGCGTACGCGACAACGAGCCGCGGATGCGGGCCCTCGGCTACAGCACCGGTCTCTACAAGTACGCGGCGTTCACCGCCAGCGGCGCGATCGCCGGCATCGCCGGTTCGCTGTGGGTGACCCAGACGCTGTTCATCTCCCCGTCCGACATGAGCTTCCACACCTCGGCGCTGGCGCTGCTCGCGCTGATCGTCGGCGGGTCGCAGAGCCTCTGGGGTGCGGTGGCCGGCTCCGCGCTGATCATCGTCGTGCAGAACATGCTGCCCATCTCCATGCAGGGTCTCGGCCCGTTCGTGCTCGGCGTGGTGCTCGTGGTGGTGGTCTACGCGCTGCCGGACGGCTTCGCCGGGATCCGCAACCCCCTGCGACGGAGGCACGCGACATGA
- a CDS encoding ABC transporter permease subunit, which produces MSAATQWFDANLITVINGLAYGLLLYTLAIGLSLVFGMLNLLNLAHGTFFLAGAYAAAVLVAPGGAWLSWVLALSVALALGAVAGVGLTAVTRPLARRGHMAEALLTLGISMAGSSLLLWVFGADVRSVPAPAGLDGGVTLFGDPYPVYRLVLIGFGLVIAVLAEVILERTMTGAVVRAIVADADIVRTLGIDTRKILYGVLAAGSALAVVAGVLGGPLLGAGPGLDGHVLLIALVVVVIGGMGSARGALIGGLLIGQVQTLGTALAPEVAPFLIFGAMALILVVRPHGLLNRAEATA; this is translated from the coding sequence GTGTCCGCGGCGACACAATGGTTCGACGCCAACCTCATCACGGTGATCAACGGACTGGCGTACGGGCTCCTGCTCTACACGCTGGCCATCGGCCTGTCACTCGTGTTCGGCATGCTCAACCTGCTGAATCTGGCGCACGGCACGTTTTTCCTGGCCGGCGCCTACGCCGCCGCCGTGCTGGTGGCTCCCGGCGGCGCGTGGCTGTCGTGGGTGCTGGCGCTCAGCGTCGCGCTGGCCCTCGGCGCCGTGGCCGGGGTCGGGCTGACCGCGGTCACCCGGCCGCTGGCCCGGCGCGGCCACATGGCCGAGGCGCTGCTCACCCTCGGCATCTCGATGGCCGGGTCCAGCCTGCTGCTCTGGGTCTTCGGCGCGGACGTGCGCTCGGTGCCCGCCCCGGCCGGCCTGGACGGCGGCGTCACGCTCTTCGGCGACCCCTACCCCGTGTACCGGCTGGTGCTGATCGGCTTCGGTCTGGTCATCGCCGTCCTGGCCGAGGTGATCCTGGAACGCACCATGACCGGCGCCGTCGTGCGGGCCATCGTCGCCGACGCCGACATCGTCCGCACGCTCGGCATCGACACCCGCAAGATCCTCTACGGCGTGCTCGCGGCCGGTTCCGCGCTGGCCGTGGTGGCCGGAGTCCTCGGCGGACCGCTGCTCGGCGCGGGGCCGGGACTGGACGGCCACGTCCTGCTCATCGCGCTGGTCGTGGTGGTCATCGGCGGAATGGGCTCGGCCCGCGGCGCGCTGATCGGCGGCCTGCTGATCGGCCAGGTGCAGACCCTCGGGACGGCCCTCGCGCCGGAGGTCGCTCCCTTCCTCATCTTCGGCGCGATGGCGCTCATCCTGGTCGTGCGTCCGCACGGCCTCCTCAACCGAGCGGAGGCGACCGCATGA
- a CDS encoding ABC transporter substrate-binding protein, whose product MTGRAAITAIAAALALTLAGCGGSTVAGGGTTGSTDKDDPVKIGFMVPKSGVYASIGTDLERAMQIYLDKHDGKLGGREVDLVTVDEGSTPQTGTAAARRLVQQEQVAAVTGIVNSATAVGVATVFSDAKIPVVSTGQVSDNPYWWRVGWTNPMMNTSIVDYLVAQAKDKPVYLIGADYKQGRDIIEAVKSGLESGGVKVAGTTFTPFGTTQDYQPYLSEIQKSKAAAVYAFYAGAEAAKFVTQYAQFGLNTKATLYGNQALTEGNLAAQGPAAAGVLTNSIYSPRIDSPANKEFVEAYAAKHKAQPSVYSEAQYASAAVLDKAIASIGGGAVTGEAINAALGQVGDIETPRGTWRFDSFQAPTQTIYLRRATENGGVMTDEVIEVLGVYSSDGKKS is encoded by the coding sequence ATGACAGGCAGAGCAGCCATCACGGCGATCGCCGCCGCGCTCGCACTCACCCTCGCGGGCTGCGGCGGCAGCACGGTCGCGGGTGGCGGGACCACCGGGTCCACCGACAAGGACGATCCGGTCAAGATCGGGTTCATGGTGCCGAAGTCCGGCGTCTACGCCTCGATCGGCACCGACCTCGAGCGCGCGATGCAGATCTACCTCGACAAGCACGACGGAAAGCTCGGCGGCCGCGAGGTCGACCTCGTGACCGTGGACGAAGGCAGCACGCCGCAGACCGGCACGGCCGCCGCGCGGCGGCTCGTACAGCAGGAGCAGGTGGCCGCGGTCACCGGCATCGTGAACAGCGCGACCGCCGTCGGCGTGGCCACGGTCTTCTCGGACGCGAAGATCCCGGTGGTGTCCACCGGCCAGGTCTCCGACAACCCGTACTGGTGGCGGGTCGGCTGGACCAACCCGATGATGAACACCTCCATCGTCGACTACCTGGTGGCCCAGGCGAAGGACAAGCCGGTCTACCTGATCGGCGCCGACTACAAGCAGGGCCGCGACATCATCGAGGCCGTCAAGAGCGGGCTGGAATCCGGCGGGGTCAAGGTCGCCGGCACCACGTTCACGCCGTTCGGCACCACCCAGGACTACCAGCCCTACCTGTCGGAGATCCAGAAGAGCAAGGCCGCCGCGGTGTACGCGTTCTACGCCGGCGCGGAGGCCGCCAAGTTCGTCACTCAATACGCTCAGTTCGGCCTCAACACCAAGGCCACCCTCTACGGCAACCAGGCGCTGACCGAAGGCAACCTCGCCGCTCAGGGCCCGGCCGCCGCCGGGGTGCTGACCAACTCGATCTACAGCCCTCGCATCGACTCCCCCGCGAACAAGGAGTTCGTCGAGGCGTACGCCGCCAAGCACAAGGCCCAGCCCTCGGTGTACTCCGAGGCGCAATACGCCTCCGCCGCCGTCCTGGACAAGGCGATCGCGTCGATCGGCGGCGGCGCGGTCACCGGCGAGGCCATCAACGCGGCGCTCGGCCAGGTGGGAGACATCGAGACGCCACGCGGCACCTGGCGCTTCGACAGCTTCCAGGCACCCACCCAGACCATCTACCTGCGGCGGGCCACCGAGAACGGCGGCGTCATGACCGACGAGGTGATCGAGGTCCTCGGCGTCTACTCCAGCGACGGCAAGAAGTCCTGA
- a CDS encoding NAD(P)-dependent oxidoreductase, with translation MTEIGWIGAGRMGAAMAGRLLDAGRAVRVWNRTRAKAEALVPRGATVAGEVTDLGGCDVVFVMVSTSDDLREVLARLYSGENLPGTVVDCSTVSAEASARARAESAARGVGFVAAPVSGNPHVVAAGGASLVASGDRESFDRVRPLLETIGQTAVYAGPGEVSRLVKVCHNLYLGMMVESLVEVVTLAEKGGVDRAAFLEFLNGTVLASEWVRRRTPDLVERDWRPTFTTELLRKDFDLGLGAARTHEVPMPVASLVHQLIQAAIGQGHRDDDFLALYEVQAANAGLRDQR, from the coding sequence ATGACGGAGATCGGCTGGATCGGCGCGGGACGGATGGGTGCGGCGATGGCCGGCCGCCTGCTGGACGCCGGACGCGCGGTGCGCGTCTGGAACCGGACCCGGGCCAAGGCGGAGGCGCTGGTGCCGCGCGGCGCGACGGTCGCCGGCGAGGTGACCGACCTCGGCGGCTGCGACGTGGTGTTCGTCATGGTCTCGACCTCCGACGACCTGCGCGAGGTGCTGGCCCGCCTCTATTCGGGGGAGAACCTGCCCGGCACGGTGGTGGACTGCTCGACCGTCTCGGCCGAGGCGTCGGCGCGCGCACGTGCCGAGTCGGCCGCGCGCGGGGTGGGTTTCGTCGCGGCACCGGTGAGCGGGAACCCTCATGTGGTCGCGGCCGGTGGCGCGTCGCTGGTGGCGTCGGGTGATCGGGAGAGCTTCGACCGGGTCCGGCCGCTGCTGGAGACGATCGGCCAGACCGCGGTGTACGCGGGCCCCGGCGAGGTGAGCCGTCTGGTGAAGGTCTGCCACAACCTCTATCTGGGGATGATGGTGGAGTCGCTGGTCGAGGTGGTGACACTGGCCGAGAAGGGCGGCGTGGACCGGGCCGCGTTCCTGGAGTTCCTCAACGGCACGGTGCTCGCGTCCGAGTGGGTCCGCCGGCGTACGCCGGACCTGGTGGAACGGGACTGGCGGCCGACCTTCACGACCGAGCTGCTGCGCAAGGACTTCGATCTCGGGCTCGGTGCCGCGCGCACGCACGAGGTGCCGATGCCGGTGGCGAGTCTGGTGCATCAGCTCATCCAGGCCGCGATCGGCCAGGGCCACCGCGACGACGACTTCCTGGCCCTCTACGAGGTGCAGGCGGCCAACGCGGGTCTGCGGGACCAGCGGTAG